In Nymphaea colorata isolate Beijing-Zhang1983 chromosome 5, ASM883128v2, whole genome shotgun sequence, one genomic interval encodes:
- the LOC116254949 gene encoding mediator of RNA polymerase II transcription subunit 15a-like isoform X5, translated as MASGVWRFDLDPESRQRVVNKIMETLRKHLPMSDPEAPYELNRIAVRFEQKIYAIATSQPDYLRKISLKMLTMESKSSNTNPLASNSAAGIQNSPDPAPHSVQQVRNQGPPLPISLPGQAQARQPMLSQNVQNPVASGNVQITSNMSAALPSITGTGTSLPSAVSQGSTLPSMSGIPQNSVNSSMGQGVPQHMFSNAQRQLQARQQSQQVASQQHQQQPQNQQFYHQQLQQQMSKSKMQQQGNIQSSLLQQSHMQQHQPLLQPNQMQPSQPLMQTTQQPSLQSSQVALQQPQASVMQTTQQSGLQHSQQQSLPQSVSPVIQQHQQSMFRHQQSQQSSVQQHPSVIHQHQPQTNQASVLPSQQQQQLMGQTNSSGVQQNQMLGQQNTVPDLQQQQQRMFSQQNLANMQQQQQQQQQQQQQQQQQQQQQQQQQLLGQHGNIPTMHQQSQQLGQQGSISGLQQHPQLLGSQSGTSNLQQHSHPIHQILQHSKSTIQHQQPQQASSTLLQQQAQQSQTQPLQQQMMPQIQNQPTQLQQQIPLQQQPNNLQRELQKRVQTSGGLLQQPGVVDQQKPQFQSQRVLPEASSAPMETTPQAVHATTIDWQEEVYQKIKALKDLYFDELNDLYQKLTLKCQQQDALSQTQMQSDQIDKLRNYRNVLKTTLTYLTIPKNGISPGFKDKIGSFERQILYILNMFKARKPTQNQQGQQQQLPPPSGGQSLSVQQQQQQLPPPSGSQSLSLQQQQHQPQPQISQLQHNDSHANQLHSVNLQNSLNSMQSSTMTTMQHGSMPLGQNAGIPTSQQNMRNVLQSGSHMDPTQANNLGTLQPNTVSSLSQGGGGTLQQNTVNASQQSALGSLPQSSMNAMQQTNVNTQTNANMLQHQQQLKQMQQRHMQQHIIQQQHKQQIMQQTQLQQQYQQQQLHMHQKQQQSAQLQAHQMTQLHQMNDVSELKVKHGVGLKAGLLQQQQQQHSMGQRAAFQQLKTGTSFSVSSPQLLQTASPQISQHSSPQVDPQSLLTVTSAPKVGTPMQAANSPFVVPSPSTPFSHSPLPADTEKPGTSPLSNTGNTVNQQSTALSAQAQSLAIGTPGISPSPLLAEFTTQDGNLGATAALGPSGKSSTNERPFDRLIKAVSSVSSKAFTSSINDITAVMNLTDRMVGSAPGNGARTAVGEDLAATTRCRIQARSLVAQDGNAASRKMKRSTSAMPLNVVSSAGSINNSLSLLTSVESSELESTATSRVKRQKAEVNQILLDEIKDINEKLIDTIIDVSDEDSDLSSATAEGSGGIVIKCSYNAVALSQNMKSQYALAQISPILPLKLLVPSNYPKTSPILLDIRPVDVSMEGEDLSAKAKAKFSLSVRGLPQPMTLGDIARTWDACARKVMEEYAQQTGGGSFSSRYGAWENCVSA; from the exons CCTGATTATTTGCGGAAAATATCTCTCAAAATGCTTACTATGGAATCAAAATCTTCTAATACAAATCCATTGGCATCAAACTCTGCTGCTGGCATCCAAAATTCACCAGATCCAG CACCACATAGTGTGCAGCAAGTGCGGAATCAGGGACCACCTTTGCCTATTTCCTTACCTGGTCAGGCTCAAGCAAGGCAGCCGATGTTGTCCCAGAATGTTCAAAATCCTGTTGCATctggaaatgtacaaattacTTCAAATATGTCTGCTGCATTGCCTTCTATTACAGGAACAGGGACCAGTCTACCCAGTGCTGTGAGCCAGGGTTCTACTTTACCAAGTATGTCTGGTATTCCTCAGAATTCTGTAAATAGTTCTATGGGGCAGGGTGTTCCACAGCACATGTTTTCAAATGCTCAAAGGCAACTCCAAGCAAGGCAGCAGTCACAACAGGTTGCCTCTCAACAGCATCAGCAACAACCACAAAATCAACAATTTTATCATCAGCAGCTACAGCAACAAATGTCGAAATCGAAAATGCAACAACAGGGAAATATCCAGTCATCACTCTTGCAACAGTCACACATGCAACAACATCAACCACTATTGCAACCAAACCAGATGCAACCTTCGCAACCCCTTATGCAGACAACTCAACAGCCTTCTCTTCAGTCAAGCCAGGTAGCTCTTCAGCAACCACAAGCTTCTGTGATGCAGACAACTCAACAGTCTGGCCTGCAACATAGTCAGCAACAATCGTTGCCGCAGTCTGTTTCACCAGTCATTCAGCAACATCAGCAGTCAATGTTCAGACATCAGCAATCACAGCAATCTTCTGTACAGCAACATCCATCTGTAATTCATCAGCATCAGCCTCAAACGAACCAGGCATCTGTGCTGCCAtcacagcagcagcagcaattgATGGGTCAAACAAATTCTTCAGGCGTACAGCAAAATCAGATGCTGGGACAGCAAAATACTGTGCCAGATttgcagcagcaacagcagagGATGTTCAGTCAGCAGAACCTTGCAAAcatgcagcagcagcaacaacaacaacaacaacagcagcaacaacaacaacaacaacaacaacaacaacaacaacaacagttGCTGGGTCAGCATGGTAATATCCCAACCATGCATCAGCAGTCACAGCAATTAGGCCAACAAGGTAGTATTTCAGGGCTTCAGCAACATCCACAATTACTGGGGTCACAGTCCGGCACTTCTAACCTGCAGCAACACTCGCATCCAATTCATCAGATTCTTCAACATTCTAAGTCTACTATTCAGCATCAACAACCTCAGCAGGCTTCCTCAACATTGCTGCAACAGCAGGCTCAGCAGTCACAGACACAACCATTGCAGCAGCAAATGATGCCCCAGATCCAAAATCAGCCTACGCAATTGCAACAGCAGATCCCATTGCAGCAACAACCAAACAATTTACAGAGGGAGCTCCAGAAAAGAGTTCAAACATCAGGTGGCCTATTGCAACAACCAGGTGTAGTTGACCAGCAGAAACCACAGTTTCAGTCACAAAGAGTGTTGCCAGAAGCTTCGTCAG CACCAATGGAAACAACACCTCAGGCAGTGCATGCGACCACAATTGATTGGCAGGAGGAGGTATATCAGAAG ATAAAAGCTTTGAAAGATTTGTACTTTGATGAGCTTAATGATCTATATCAAAAGCTTACCCTAAAATGCCAACAG CAAGATGCTCTTAGCCAGACGCAGATGCAATCAGATCAAATAGATAAGCTGCGGAATTACAGGAATGTACTAAAGACCACTTTAACATATTTGACCATTCCaaaaaatggtatttcaccaGGTTTCAAAGACAAGATAGGCTCGTTTGAGAGGCAGATTCTGTATATCCTTAATATGTTTAAGGCCAGGAAACCTACTCAAAATCAGCAAGGGCAACAGCAGCAGCTTCCACCCCCATCTGGTGGTCAGTCACTATCTgtgcagcagcaacagcagcagcttCCACCACCATCTGGTAGCCAGTCGCTATCcttgcagcagcagcagcaccaaCCACAACCTCAAATCTCCCAGCTACAACACAATGACAGTCATGCTAACCAGTTGCATTCTGTGAATCTACAGAACTCATTAAATTCAATGCAGTCAAGCACTATGACAACCATGCAGCATGGATCCATGCCTTTAGGACAGAATGCTGGGATTCCAACTTCGCAACAGAACATGCGGAATGTGCTGCAATCTGGGTCACATATGGACCCAACGCAAGCAAATAATTTAGGTACCCTGCAACCAAATACAGTGAGTTCTCTTTCACAAGGTGGTGGAGGAACTTTGCAGCAAAATACTGTTAATGCATCTCAACAATCTGCATTGGGTTCCTTGCCACAAAGTAGTATGAATGCCATGCAGCAAACCAATGTTAATACTCAAACAAATGCTAATATGCTACAGCACCAGCAACAGCTTAAGCAAATGCAACAGCGCCATATGCAGCAGCATATTATACAGCAGCAACATAAGCAACAGATTATGCAGCAGACACAGTTGCAGCAGCAATATCAACAACAACAATTACACATGCATCAAAAGCAACAGCAGTCTGCACAACTTCAGGCTCATCAAATGACACAACTTCATCAGATGAATGATGTCAGTGAGCTGAAAGTAAAACATGGGGTTGGTCTTAAAGCTGGActgctgcagcagcagcagcagcagcactcaATGGGTCAGCGTGCAGCATTTCAACAACTTAAGACGGGAACatcattttcagtttcttctcctCAATTACTTCAGACTGCTTCGCCACAGATCTCCCAACATTCTTCACCACAGGTGGATCCACAAAGTTTGCTGACAGTAACATCTGCTCCAAAAGTTGGTACCCCTATGCAAGCCGCTAATTCACCTTTTGTTGTTCCTTCACCCTCCACTCCTTTCTCCCACTCACCTTTACCAGCTGACACTGAAAAGCCTGGAACTTCACCCCTTTCAAACACAGGAAACACTGTGAACCAACAGTCAACTGCTCTATCAGCTCAGGCACAATCTCTTGCAATTGGTACACCTGGAATATCACCCTCGCCTTTGCTTGCAGAATTTACTACTCAGGATGGAAATCTGGGTGCCACTGCAGCGTTAGGTCCAAGTGGCAAATCAAGCACAAATGAGCGGCCCTTTGATCGGTTGATCAAAGCA GTATCATCTGTGTCATCCAAAGCTTTCACATCATCTATCAATGACATAACTGCTGTCATGAATTTGACTGATCGGATGGTAGGATCAGCACCTGGAAATGGAGCTAGGACTGCTGTTGGAGAGGATTTAGCGGCTACAACTAGATGTCGCATTCAAGCAAGGAGTTTGGTTGCACAAGATGGAAATGCTGCATCAAGGAAGATGAAGCGGAGCACAAGTGCAATGCCACTGAATGTTGTGTCATCGGCTGGAAGCATAAACAACAGTCTTTCTCTGCTTACTAGTGTAGAATCATCTGAATTGGAGTCAACTGCGACATCAAGAGTGAAGAGACAAAAAGCTGAG GTTAATCAGATTCTGCTCGATGAAATTAAggatataaatgagaaacttaTTGACACCATCATTGATGTAAGTGATGAAGATAGTGACTTGTCATCTGCCACTGCTGAAGGAAGTGGTGGGATCGTTATCAAGTGCTCCTATAATGCAGTTGCTCTCAGTCAAAATATGAAATCTCAATATGCACTGGCACAAATT TCACCAATTTTACCGTTGAAGTTGCTTGTTCCTTCAAACTACCCCAAGACTTCTCCCATCCTGCTTGACATTCGACCAGTTGATGTGAG TATGGAAGGCGAAGATCTGTCTGCAAAGGCCAAAGCAAAGTTCAGTCTGTCAGTTCGAGGCCTTCCACAACCTATGACTTTGGGAGACATAGCAAGAACATGGGATGCTTGTGCACGCAAGGTAATGGAGGAGTACGCGCAGCAGACTGGTGGTGGCAGCTTCAGCTCAAGATACGGAGCTTGGGAGAACTGTGTGAGTGCATGA
- the LOC116254949 gene encoding mediator of RNA polymerase II transcription subunit 15a-like isoform X6 has translation MCFRCRMETLRKHLPMSDPEAPYELNRIAVRFEQKIYAIATSQPDYLRKISLKMLTMESKSSNTNPLASNSAAGIQNSPDPAPHSVQQVRNQGPPLPISLPGQAQARQPMLSQNVQNPVASGNVQITSNMSAALPSITGTGTSLPSAVSQGSTLPSMSGIPQNSVNSSMGQGVPQHMFSNAQRQLQARQQSQQVASQQHQQQPQNQQFYHQQLQQQMSKSKMQQQGNIQSSLLQQSHMQQHQPLLQPNQMQPSQPLMQTTQQPSLQSSQVALQQPQASVMQTTQQSGLQHSQQQSLPQSVSPVIQQHQQSMFRHQQSQQSSVQQHPSVIHQHQPQTNQASVLPSQQQQQLMGQTNSSGVQQNQMLGQQNTVPDLQQQQQRMFSQQNLANMQQQQQQQQQQQQQQQQQQQQQQQQQLLGQHGNIPTMHQQSQQLGQQGSISGLQQHPQLLGSQSGTSNLQQHSHPIHQILQHSKSTIQHQQPQQASSTLLQQQAQQSQTQPLQQQMMPQIQNQPTQLQQQIPLQQQPNNLQRELQKRVQTSGGLLQQPGVVDQQKPQFQSQRVLPEASSAPMETTPQAVHATTIDWQEEVYQKIKALKDLYFDELNDLYQKLTLKCQQQDALSQTQMQSDQIDKLRNYRNVLKTTLTYLTIPKNGISPGFKDKIGSFERQILYILNMFKARKPTQNQQGQQQQLPPPSGGQSLSVQQQQQQLPPPSGSQSLSLQQQQHQPQPQISQLQHNDSHANQLHSVNLQNSLNSMQSSTMTTMQHGSMPLGQNAGIPTSQQNMRNVLQSGSHMDPTQANNLGTLQPNTVSSLSQGGGGTLQQNTVNASQQSALGSLPQSSMNAMQQTNVNTQTNANMLQHQQQLKQMQQRHMQQHIIQQQHKQQIMQQTQLQQQYQQQQLHMHQKQQQSAQLQAHQMTQLHQMNDVSELKVKHGVGLKAGLLQQQQQQHSMGQRAAFQQLKTGTSFSVSSPQLLQTASPQISQHSSPQVDPQSLLTVTSAPKVGTPMQAANSPFVVPSPSTPFSHSPLPADTEKPGTSPLSNTGNTVNQQSTALSAQAQSLAIGTPGISPSPLLAEFTTQDGNLGATAALGPSGKSSTNERPFDRLIKAVSSVSSKAFTSSINDITAVMNLTDRMVGSAPGNGARTAVGEDLAATTRCRIQARSLVAQDGNAASRKMKRSTSAMPLNVVSSAGSINNSLSLLTSVESSELESTATSRVKRQKAEVNQILLDEIKDINEKLIDTIIDVSDEDSDLSSATAEGSGGIVIKCSYNAVALSQNMKSQYALAQISPILPLKLLVPSNYPKTSPILLDIRPVDVSMEGEDLSAKAKAKFSLSVRGLPQPMTLGDIARTWDACARKVMEEYAQQTGGGSFSSRYGAWENCVSA, from the exons CCTGATTATTTGCGGAAAATATCTCTCAAAATGCTTACTATGGAATCAAAATCTTCTAATACAAATCCATTGGCATCAAACTCTGCTGCTGGCATCCAAAATTCACCAGATCCAG CACCACATAGTGTGCAGCAAGTGCGGAATCAGGGACCACCTTTGCCTATTTCCTTACCTGGTCAGGCTCAAGCAAGGCAGCCGATGTTGTCCCAGAATGTTCAAAATCCTGTTGCATctggaaatgtacaaattacTTCAAATATGTCTGCTGCATTGCCTTCTATTACAGGAACAGGGACCAGTCTACCCAGTGCTGTGAGCCAGGGTTCTACTTTACCAAGTATGTCTGGTATTCCTCAGAATTCTGTAAATAGTTCTATGGGGCAGGGTGTTCCACAGCACATGTTTTCAAATGCTCAAAGGCAACTCCAAGCAAGGCAGCAGTCACAACAGGTTGCCTCTCAACAGCATCAGCAACAACCACAAAATCAACAATTTTATCATCAGCAGCTACAGCAACAAATGTCGAAATCGAAAATGCAACAACAGGGAAATATCCAGTCATCACTCTTGCAACAGTCACACATGCAACAACATCAACCACTATTGCAACCAAACCAGATGCAACCTTCGCAACCCCTTATGCAGACAACTCAACAGCCTTCTCTTCAGTCAAGCCAGGTAGCTCTTCAGCAACCACAAGCTTCTGTGATGCAGACAACTCAACAGTCTGGCCTGCAACATAGTCAGCAACAATCGTTGCCGCAGTCTGTTTCACCAGTCATTCAGCAACATCAGCAGTCAATGTTCAGACATCAGCAATCACAGCAATCTTCTGTACAGCAACATCCATCTGTAATTCATCAGCATCAGCCTCAAACGAACCAGGCATCTGTGCTGCCAtcacagcagcagcagcaattgATGGGTCAAACAAATTCTTCAGGCGTACAGCAAAATCAGATGCTGGGACAGCAAAATACTGTGCCAGATttgcagcagcaacagcagagGATGTTCAGTCAGCAGAACCTTGCAAAcatgcagcagcagcaacaacaacaacaacaacagcagcaacaacaacaacaacaacaacaacaacaacaacaacaacagttGCTGGGTCAGCATGGTAATATCCCAACCATGCATCAGCAGTCACAGCAATTAGGCCAACAAGGTAGTATTTCAGGGCTTCAGCAACATCCACAATTACTGGGGTCACAGTCCGGCACTTCTAACCTGCAGCAACACTCGCATCCAATTCATCAGATTCTTCAACATTCTAAGTCTACTATTCAGCATCAACAACCTCAGCAGGCTTCCTCAACATTGCTGCAACAGCAGGCTCAGCAGTCACAGACACAACCATTGCAGCAGCAAATGATGCCCCAGATCCAAAATCAGCCTACGCAATTGCAACAGCAGATCCCATTGCAGCAACAACCAAACAATTTACAGAGGGAGCTCCAGAAAAGAGTTCAAACATCAGGTGGCCTATTGCAACAACCAGGTGTAGTTGACCAGCAGAAACCACAGTTTCAGTCACAAAGAGTGTTGCCAGAAGCTTCGTCAG CACCAATGGAAACAACACCTCAGGCAGTGCATGCGACCACAATTGATTGGCAGGAGGAGGTATATCAGAAG ATAAAAGCTTTGAAAGATTTGTACTTTGATGAGCTTAATGATCTATATCAAAAGCTTACCCTAAAATGCCAACAG CAAGATGCTCTTAGCCAGACGCAGATGCAATCAGATCAAATAGATAAGCTGCGGAATTACAGGAATGTACTAAAGACCACTTTAACATATTTGACCATTCCaaaaaatggtatttcaccaGGTTTCAAAGACAAGATAGGCTCGTTTGAGAGGCAGATTCTGTATATCCTTAATATGTTTAAGGCCAGGAAACCTACTCAAAATCAGCAAGGGCAACAGCAGCAGCTTCCACCCCCATCTGGTGGTCAGTCACTATCTgtgcagcagcaacagcagcagcttCCACCACCATCTGGTAGCCAGTCGCTATCcttgcagcagcagcagcaccaaCCACAACCTCAAATCTCCCAGCTACAACACAATGACAGTCATGCTAACCAGTTGCATTCTGTGAATCTACAGAACTCATTAAATTCAATGCAGTCAAGCACTATGACAACCATGCAGCATGGATCCATGCCTTTAGGACAGAATGCTGGGATTCCAACTTCGCAACAGAACATGCGGAATGTGCTGCAATCTGGGTCACATATGGACCCAACGCAAGCAAATAATTTAGGTACCCTGCAACCAAATACAGTGAGTTCTCTTTCACAAGGTGGTGGAGGAACTTTGCAGCAAAATACTGTTAATGCATCTCAACAATCTGCATTGGGTTCCTTGCCACAAAGTAGTATGAATGCCATGCAGCAAACCAATGTTAATACTCAAACAAATGCTAATATGCTACAGCACCAGCAACAGCTTAAGCAAATGCAACAGCGCCATATGCAGCAGCATATTATACAGCAGCAACATAAGCAACAGATTATGCAGCAGACACAGTTGCAGCAGCAATATCAACAACAACAATTACACATGCATCAAAAGCAACAGCAGTCTGCACAACTTCAGGCTCATCAAATGACACAACTTCATCAGATGAATGATGTCAGTGAGCTGAAAGTAAAACATGGGGTTGGTCTTAAAGCTGGActgctgcagcagcagcagcagcagcactcaATGGGTCAGCGTGCAGCATTTCAACAACTTAAGACGGGAACatcattttcagtttcttctcctCAATTACTTCAGACTGCTTCGCCACAGATCTCCCAACATTCTTCACCACAGGTGGATCCACAAAGTTTGCTGACAGTAACATCTGCTCCAAAAGTTGGTACCCCTATGCAAGCCGCTAATTCACCTTTTGTTGTTCCTTCACCCTCCACTCCTTTCTCCCACTCACCTTTACCAGCTGACACTGAAAAGCCTGGAACTTCACCCCTTTCAAACACAGGAAACACTGTGAACCAACAGTCAACTGCTCTATCAGCTCAGGCACAATCTCTTGCAATTGGTACACCTGGAATATCACCCTCGCCTTTGCTTGCAGAATTTACTACTCAGGATGGAAATCTGGGTGCCACTGCAGCGTTAGGTCCAAGTGGCAAATCAAGCACAAATGAGCGGCCCTTTGATCGGTTGATCAAAGCA GTATCATCTGTGTCATCCAAAGCTTTCACATCATCTATCAATGACATAACTGCTGTCATGAATTTGACTGATCGGATGGTAGGATCAGCACCTGGAAATGGAGCTAGGACTGCTGTTGGAGAGGATTTAGCGGCTACAACTAGATGTCGCATTCAAGCAAGGAGTTTGGTTGCACAAGATGGAAATGCTGCATCAAGGAAGATGAAGCGGAGCACAAGTGCAATGCCACTGAATGTTGTGTCATCGGCTGGAAGCATAAACAACAGTCTTTCTCTGCTTACTAGTGTAGAATCATCTGAATTGGAGTCAACTGCGACATCAAGAGTGAAGAGACAAAAAGCTGAG GTTAATCAGATTCTGCTCGATGAAATTAAggatataaatgagaaacttaTTGACACCATCATTGATGTAAGTGATGAAGATAGTGACTTGTCATCTGCCACTGCTGAAGGAAGTGGTGGGATCGTTATCAAGTGCTCCTATAATGCAGTTGCTCTCAGTCAAAATATGAAATCTCAATATGCACTGGCACAAATT TCACCAATTTTACCGTTGAAGTTGCTTGTTCCTTCAAACTACCCCAAGACTTCTCCCATCCTGCTTGACATTCGACCAGTTGATGTGAG TATGGAAGGCGAAGATCTGTCTGCAAAGGCCAAAGCAAAGTTCAGTCTGTCAGTTCGAGGCCTTCCACAACCTATGACTTTGGGAGACATAGCAAGAACATGGGATGCTTGTGCACGCAAGGTAATGGAGGAGTACGCGCAGCAGACTGGTGGTGGCAGCTTCAGCTCAAGATACGGAGCTTGGGAGAACTGTGTGAGTGCATGA